Genomic window (Ananas comosus cultivar F153 linkage group 1, ASM154086v1, whole genome shotgun sequence):
TATAGGATTAAAATTTCATGGACATCCTGTAACTATTGTAAAATAATGACCATTTTCAGATCAAACTGCATGCTCGCTGAGATTTTAAATGAAACTTGTGTATGCATTTAACCATTACATGCTGAGATTTAATTCCTTTTGGTGCAGAGATTTGGGATGCACTCCAAGCTGCAGCAGAGGCCGATCTAAACTTTGCGCAAACAATAATCGACAGTGCTGGCATTATTGTTTCCAATGCTGACATGTCACTCTGTTACGATGAACGAGGTGAGAACTTATTTGTgtttttatttctcaattttcttccaaaaaattcctcttcctcttttgtCTGGGTCTAGCTCGAGAAATCTTTTCCATAACAACTCTATCGCAGGTGCGAAGTATGAACTGCCGAAGTTTGTTTTGAGTGAGCCAACCAATTTAATTCGAGACAGTTGACGGAAAATGAAGAGAGTAAGAGCATATAGTTAGTTTGACATTAGTGTAAATTATGCAAAGGGCTATTCATAACATATTTTTTGCTCTCTATTTAGGTTCGCATTAAATTCTCCAAGTTCTAGtgaaaattttatagtaaaCCTTCTGTTTTTATAAGATTAAAGATCAATAATTGCTCTTAGCCTTGGATTCCAACTATTTGGAGATTCTTTTACCTAGCTCatgtttgaatataaatttcttTTGGTTGGACTTGAAAAGGAATATGTCTTTGACCCCAAaaccaattctctctctctctctctctctctctctctctctctctctctctctttttgtcaGTATGAATATTTTGTTCACCATTTCTTTTGGGAGCATGAAATAAGTCGTTTACGACTGCATATACATACTATATGTGAGTGAAACTTTATTTTccataaaatatgataaattatcTCTTAGCTGAAATatataatctttaaaaaaaaaaattcatatttatgaGGGTATTTTGATGGACTAAAATTAGTTTTAGCTTAAAATTGCAAGGGCTTGTTTCGGATATATCAATATTTGTTTCGACACTTTTTTTTCGTTCTCTAATAATTGGTAGTTGAGAAGTATGTTTAAAAGTTTATGATGATGACTATATTCGGCATTTAAGTTATTTTTCACAATAATACATGTAGAAGTGCTTCATCTAAATAAATTGCGTCTTCCGATACCCTGCGATGGTCCAAAAGTAGCTCATGGATTTGTTAGCAAATACGAATTACAGGATTTTGATTGGTGCATGCACTTAATATAGGTTTACTGTGAGATTATACATATTTTTCTTACCGCtgtttgttttaaaaatttgcaacattttgaaaatcttttatattttctatttaaaatgtTTTTGCATCTCAAattgtaaaattgtaaaaagtTTTGTGAAGTTTTCAAATCATCATCGATTTCTGATTAGTAGGAACATAGCAATATCATGGGCTAAACTAAGTGGTTTTGTCATTGGAATCCACTAACTAGAGCATACAAATTCCACCGATCTTCCGAATCAAAGTGGAGTGATTACTTTCTGATAAATTTGTCATttattaaagtataaaataaaatatgatattgtCGAAATATTAGAAACTCTAGAACATTaaagcatatttttatttatgcctAAATTGCATTTTAGATGCTCGAACTTTTGAGGGACGGGCCACGCTCtcatctttaaattttaatttactataattttttgctcAAAATTTTTAAGATACTATAAGTATGTCTTATGCTGCAAATATGATAGTGCTGTAATTATTGAAATACCACATTCTTACTACAGTACTAAGGGACCGTTCGGATAGATGTAATTACAAATGCAGCAGCAGTGGTTGGCTGCAACtacaaataatttgtttggttgtatatagttaaaaaataatttttaaaattttatcgttTTATATGCATGATGATGAGATTATCtccaacataaaaaaatatatattttttgtttaaaaaataattaaagatgtAAGCTTACCTTTTGCTTAATGTTACTCTCTACAACTGCTATAATTGGAACTGCAGTCAATTTGAACTCCTACTGCAGCAGctggagttaaatatatcaaatcaaacaccgAATTTGTATATGTATGTAATTATAACTGCAGTGCAGTTACAACTATATGCAACTAAATGGCCCCTAAAAGCGAGAGActataaactaaattataataattcaggCCAAAATTATTAAGCATCAAAGTTTTGAGTACCAAACGTTAGAATTTACCCAGCACTAGTACGTCATCTATGTTTAAGTAATGGTGACATCCCTATATATATCAGCAGAGAACCCCACCCAATTGAGCGCCTCCTCCATCGCCCTCAGAAGCGCCACGAGCTCCAgcgctaaccctaaccctacctcctcgtcctcgtcctcctccccctccccaccATTCCCGCTCCCCACTCCTCCGCCGCTCCTCCTCTCGCACAACTCGAACCTACAGAGCGGGCACCTCCCATGGCTCCTCACCCAGGGGGCGACGCAGTCGCCGTGGAACACGTGATCGCAGGGCGTGACGAGCACGCTCTCCCTCGCTGCGAAGGCCTCCAAGCATATCGTACACAtcccttctccctcctccccttTACCCCCATTACTacccgacgacgacgacgacgacgacgcagCCCCGCCTCTTCCCTCGCGGggcttcgtcttcgtcttcgtcttcgtcgtcgtcttcttctttttagGGTTGTACACTTCTTTCTTGAGCTTCCCCATCGCCGTTTTGAACTCCTCCTCCGTGAGCCCCGGCTCCTCCCCCGGGAGGTTCCACTCGCGCCGGATCCGCGGCGGCGAATTGGCGAGGAATTCCCGGAGCCTAGGGTTTACCCCGCGGCCAccggcgccgtcgccgtcgaGGACGCGCGCTGGTGCGTACGGTTGTGCCGGGAACCTGTTCGATAGATGTTCTGAGTGAATCCATTCATTCCCACACTCGCATAACAAACACAAGTGGCCACGGCACTCGGTTTggtttcattaaaaaaaaaatggtggtttttttaatgaaaatctcttttttctccaaaagtaattatttagaattttttgagTAACCAAACAGTGAAACACGCTCcaaatcattaaaatttaatttttattttacttatgtCAAATTGAccccattaaatattatttaactttttattggGAGATTCGATATAAATAactaagaaaaaacttcaaaaaccctcatgtggtttctcactttatcactttagtactctgtggtttaaagtgtttcaagtcagtaccctgtggtttctcactttatcactttagtaccatgtggtttaaagtgtatcaagttagtaccatgtgggtgcactttatcactttagtattctgtggtttcacactttatcactttagtaccttatagtttaaaaaactaCAGGAT
Coding sequences:
- the LOC109710460 gene encoding uncharacterized protein LOC109710460 is translated as MSSNSLVLARPESRRPGAMSSNSPVLTRSLALARPESRRPGDEHRPASPNHQGHQNWAVRVPRSLYHRMEEDDRDLHPWRLFEGRVRSGPYELARFPAQPYAPARVLDGDGAGGRGVNPRLREFLANSPPRIRREWNLPGEEPGLTEEEFKTAMGKLKKEVYNPKKKKTTTKTKTKTKPREGRGGAASSSSSSSGSNGGKGEEGEGMCTICLEAFAARESVLVTPCDHVFHGDCVAPWVRSHGRCPLCRFELCERRSGGGVGSGNGGEGEEDEDEEVGLGLALELVALLRAMEEALNWVGFSADIYRDVTIT